The genomic region ATAAGGGGCATTTTTTAAATCCCAACTGCCCCATTAGTCACATGAGGTTAAATGGAGAGAAACTGGTTTGCTGATGTAGATTCAAATTTATCTGATGCTTCCCTGAAGTGCCCAGTATGCCAGTGTTGTAATGGAGTGCCCACTAGGAAACAGATTAAAAacctgtagaaaaaaaaaaaacctgttttggTAAAACATAATAGCTGCAAATTCCTATTCACTTCACTGGCAATTACTATCGCATGTTTGTGAAAGGACCTAGGTTTTAAGAAGCAGCTTGAATTTAAAGTCTCTAGATCTCTTACAGGGCACTGAGTTGCCTGTGCACATGCACCTGCCTTGTTGGGATCCAGTGTGAGCATCTTTAGGGGTTGTCAGTGAAAAATAAGAAACCACCTTGTAACAACATCCTGTGTTTCTTAAAGCTGGATGAGCTCCTGCCATAAATCTCCTCTTTGTTCCCTAGGGCTGGGCATGTTGCAGGCCAGTGGTCTCTGTGTGGTGGGGGACAAGCTGAACTTCATCCGCTACCTCTCCCACTTCCGCTGCATCCACAGAGGGGCGGCGTTCTCCCAGATGAGAACCACGACTGTGCGCAAGCTGCTGCCCGAATCCTGGGGCTTCCTGTGCCCCGTGGACACCCCAGATGGAGAGCCCTGTGGGCTGATGAACCACATGACAGCTCTGTGTGAAATTGTCACAGAGATGGTGCCCGTGACAGACATCCCACCTTTGTTATGTTCCCTGGGTATGTTTCACTGGCCTGATGGTTTGGTGAAGTGCCCCGTGCCTGGGAAGGGTTCTTTCCCAGCATCACAGCACACTGCTCAGTTGAGAAGTAAAATCAAGTTTGACTTACTGGGCTTCTGCTTAGTGGTAAATAACACATTGCTTGTACAGGCACATCAGCCTGTAAAATTCAAGGTCAGTGTCTCTCAGCTGTGTGCTGTAGTGTGAGGATGTTCACTGAAGCACAAAGAATTGCACAAAGAATTTCTCACAGCTCTGAGAAACTGGACTAAGCAGTAACTTTGTAATGACTTGAATTGAGCTGCAGTTCACTTGTGATTACCTTCAATAATGAAGGTAATCAGAGAATAATGAGAATGAGAGAATAGTAATGAGAACCTTTATTTCAGTCAGAAAAATGGGAGGGGAATGACATTCTAAGTtgtaaatgtttttcattttccattggACCTGCCTATGGCTTTGCCGAGAATTTTTTGATGTCTCAGAAAATTTTTAGGTGTGAACTGAGAAGTGCAGAAATAACTCCTGtgtcttgtttgcttttttttggctGTTCTCTCCATCAACCCCCTGTTGCCACAGGTGTCACCCCCATTGATGCAACTCCAAGCCAGCCTTACTCAGAGTGCTACAGGGTCGTGCTGGATGGCTCCATGGTGGGCTGGGTGGAGCGGGAGCTGGCTCCCGAGATTGCACAAACTCTCCGCCGTTTCAAGGTTTGTTGTCTTGTTTGGGATGTTTCTTAGATAAACATCTTCAGTGTGCAGTGGTCAAAAATAGGAATGTTTGGAACTTCTTaggcttccttttttttttttttaatctgaccCAGTAATTTATCTTTGGCTGTATATTAGTATTGGAGTGTGCTGTTCTGTTACCTTTTTTATTAATCCATATGTTTCATCTGTTGGTTTATGAAGTTACAGTTtttgaaagaacattttcttgGAAAAGGCAAGATAAGACAtattctgtcttttttcttatttttttttggtggaggTTTTTCTAAAAGTATTTCTAAGAACTCTTCTCTGTAGCTTTTTAATTAGTGGCTACACCAGTGGTTGACATTATCGTGTGACCAGGTGGATGCAGTTTAGTTAAACTTGGTTTGTGTTTCTAGATTGTTATTTCTTTGCACCAACAGATAACACAAGAGAAGAGATTTCCTGCACGGGCAGAAGTGGTCCTTATCCCAATGACAGGAAAACCCAGCCTGTATCCTGGGCTCTTCATTTTCACCAACCCTTGCCGGATGGTGCGGCCTGTCAGAAACCTGTCCTATGGAAGGAATGAATGGATTGGGACTCTGGAACAGGTAGGGTTTGCATATTCCCATGGGACAGAGGTATCTGGCATCAAAAATGGGTTTGGTAAATATTTAtgaaaggagctgaggatgAGGCTTGTGTTGAAGAGCTGGAATAGGTGACAGAAGGGGGTTTTTCACTCCTGCAAATTGATTTCTGGTAAATGTCATAGCTGGATTGTAGAGATCTTTTTGAGATCTTCAGATCTGCACTTGGTATTAACTTTGTGAAGATTTGAAGTGAAGgattgctgtgctgtgtgtacCATGTCATCTTGTGTTACGTTGTGTTTGCCAAATGGCTTCTGGGCAGCCAAGCAGTGGATTGATGGGGAATAGCTTGGAACTATTAAAGTGGGAGACAGAAAGGAGGACACATTACTGCAGTTCTGTATTTCAGGATTCCTTCCATGCAGCTAATCTGTGATAGGTGGTTTACCAGCTGTCTGATTTGTCCCGCTAATACACTACAGTGCAGGCAAGAACCACAGCTAAAACTGAAATGGACAGAAAGCCATCGGAgacagctttgttttgtttccttccctttaAAAGAAGGAAGTGTACAAGCATTATCCAATTTGATGTTTGCAGATCTTCATGAACGTGGCCACACTGGAGTCAGAGGTGGTGCCTGGAGTGACCACTCACCAGGAACTCTTCCCTCACAGCATTTTGAGCGTGGTGGCCAATCTCATTCCCTTCTCCGACCACAACCAAAGTCCACGGAACATGTACCAGTGCCAGATGGGTAAGTGCTAAGTACCCAGTGCTGCAAGACCCTGGGCAGAGGGATTAACACTTCTAGTATATtgagtatatatatattttttcaatatatatataggattaaatatatagtatatactatatatatatatattatacaatatatatatattatacaatatatatatataaaatatatgtattaaaaatgtatatatagGTTTTATACCTCTagtattttgaatttctgacagtattttcagaaaaatgtccTTAAAACACTACttctttctcatatttttctgtaagtaGCAATATGACTGTTCAAAACTCCATTCGCTTGCCAGGATATTTATGCTGCAGAAGCAAATGCTTTTTGGTCTGGAAATACATAACATGGGCCTTAGTCTGGGAAACACTGGGGGGAAGACACACATACatccccccccaaaaatgaCAAGACAagtaaacacacaaaaaaatctccaagtaagcaaaaccagaaacacCACACCAAACATAGTGGGGATTTTGAAattgcagaaaagaaaacaaaattagatGTAGTCCTTATGAAATGCTGGGAAGGCATTTAGTATTGTGGTTCATAGAAAAATTAGAGCTGGGCTTAGGACAATTATTAAATTCCAAGGGAGTTAAGATTGATAATCCCTCTTAATTTGTAAgtatttccagctttttttcttaacaaGATACACGGAGGAATAAATCCAAGTTTCCCTCCTTCCGTGCAGGAAAGCAGACCATGGGGTTTCCTGTTTACAACTACAAGGATCGCTCAGATAACAAGCTGTACCACCTGCACACCCCCCAGAGCCCTCTGGTGAGGCCCAGCATGTATGACTATTATGGGATGGACAGCTATCCCGTTGGCACCAATTCCATCGTGGCTGTCATCTCCTACAGTGGCTATGACATGGAAGATGCAATGGTAAGccaccagaaggaaaaaaatcctgctgtcCTGTGAATGAATTTGATGTGGAGCACTGGGAGTAGGGGTGATACTCAGCTGAGAGGACTCTActttctctctgtgctggtgctcaCACCTTTTGGGCAGATTCAGCAGCACAGTGGTTGTGCTGTCACAGCAGGCAATGCTGGGAGTAGGGCAGAGCTTTGTTTGTCCAAGGCCGTGGCCTTCCAGCTTTGAAAAATACTGGGGTTATGTGAGGCTTGAGCTTTTTGGAGTGGTGACTTACTGGGAGACTTTAAAAAGGCAGTGTTCCCATTTTGGTCTGATGCTTACCTTTgtaaatcttttcttctttgaagtTATCAGCAAGTCTTTAACAGccttttgtttctcctttttagATCGTAAATAAATCTTCCTGGCAGAGAGGATTTGCCTATGGAAGTGTTATCAAGGCAGAGAGCATTGACCTTTCCCTTaaagccagcagggcaggagataATTTAGTATTTGGCATCAGACCTGGCGATCCAAACATTGGGGAGAAGCTGGATGCTGATGGACTGCCTTTTGTAGGGTCtatcctgcagcctggggaccCTTTCTACAGCTTCATGAACCTCAACACAGGGGAGACCTTCACTGTGTACTATCCGTAAGTACAGCTTGtcaccctggctctgctccccccGTGGGGAGGGCAGTTGGccctttccctgcagatgtTCCCTTTTCTCCTCACATGATAGTGTCCATAGCGTGACAGAGAGCTGTAGGTGACTCCCAGGCATGTGTCACATCTTTTCTCTAGGCcagtgtgtgctgcagagatggcTTATCCCAGGAGGATGTTTTTGTGGTGATTTGCCTGTGCTGGTTGTATGTGGGCATGATAACGGTTAAGCCTGCAGTAGACCCCTGGCACATGGACTGTCAGGCTGAGGGCTCATCTAtaggagcacagccctgaacaAGATGCTTGTCAGAGCTCACACTTTGCCTTCCCTTTCTGCTCTGAACTTCCCTCTCAACTGAAGAACTGAATTGGGTTCTTTATTTTGGGATCCCATCAGTATGGTGTGAATTTATTGGTGGTAGGGAGAGGGGCTGCTGCCTTAACACAATGGAAATGGCAGTGGGATACAGTTTATCTGATACAAAGTGTGATCCAGATGAACCAGGTTGAAATGATCCTTATTTTAAATCATGGGTGGCACATTACCCAATCACCTGAAAGTGGTACCTGAATGGCACTTGGAAGATGCCTTTGTATTGCTTCCTTGCCCTAATTCTTACATAGTCTGAGTTCCCTCGCTGCTGAGTAATACTTTGAAAAATGGTGGTGCTTCTCAGCTGTCCAAAGGCATTTTATAAGTGGTTTAagttttctgcttcattttccttttgaaactAAAAATTATTATCAAACCTGACACCTTTGCTATGATTGTTCCTCCACCTACACAGGAGTAAGGAAGTGGGCATTGTGGACAACGTTAGGTTGTGCAGCAACGACCGTGGCACCGGGAAGTTCAAGAAGGCTTGCATCACTGTGAGGGTTCCCCGAAATCCCACTATTGGGGACAAATTTGCCAGCCGCCACGGACAGAAAGGCATCCTGAGCCAGCTGTGGCCCGTCGAGGACATGCCCTTCACAGAGAACGGCATGGTTCCAGACATCCTCTTCAACCCTCACGGCTTTCCCTCCCGCATGACCATCGGGATGTTAATTGAGAGCATGGCAGGGAAGTCAGCAGCCCTGCACGGGGTGTCCTACGATGCCACTCCCTTCACCTTCACCGAGAAGAAATCCGCTCTGAAATACTTCGGTGAGACTTTGGCCAGCGCGGGTTACAACTTCTTTGGCACGGAGAAGATGTACAGCGGCATCAGCGGGGTGGAGCTGGAGGCAGACATCTTCGTGGGGGTGGTGTACTACCAGCGCCTGCGCCACATGGTCTCCGACAAGTTCCAGGTGAGGACCACGGGGCCCCGAGACGCTGTCACCAACCAGCCCATCAAGGGCAGGAACGTGGAAGGTGGGATCCGCTTCGGCGAGATGGAGCGGGATGCTCTGCTGGCCCACGGCACgtccttcctgctgcaggaccGCCTCTTCAACTGCTCCGACGGCTCCGTGGCCTACGTGTGCACGAGCTGCGGCAGCATGACGTCCCCTGTGCTGGAGAAACTGTCCCAGTCCTCCgtgaccagcagcaggaggtaCTCCTGCTCCGTCTGCAGCGAGGTGGATGCCATCGAGGttgtccctgtgccccatgtCTTCCGCTACTTCGTGGCTGAGCTGGCGGCCATGAACATAAAAACAAAGCTCAATGTGGAGTAGCTTGGTCCTTGGCATGGTGATGGTTGCAGGGAGGAGGCACATGTCAAGTCTTGTCCTTGTCCCTGAGTTTCAGGTATTAAGTCAGTTCTCAGGTTCTTCCAAAGAATTCAAGATTAATTTGATGTTTGTATTGTGACAGGGTGCTTGCCAAGCTGTAGGTAGGGCAAGGAAAGATGGCtctgttggtttgtttggaCTTCCTAAAGGATCACCAGCTATTGAGATGTGTATGAAAATCAGGCAGTATTTCTCCATCCAAGCTCCTGGGTTGAGAGTGATGGGGTTCTTTGAATTCGGGCTGAAACTGTAGGTATGAAGAGGTCATAAAACAGCATGAGGTGAATGCtggaaattacaaaaaaaaaaaatttgttgttttttcaagaaaaaactTTGAACAATGTATGCCTTAATGATGGGGTTGTGTACAAGTTGAACATTGtacatgttttggttttttttatttcaatacatGTGCCTTGAGTCATAAAGAAGGTGGCACAAGGTTCTGCTGTGTGAAGCCACAGCCTTGACTGCAAGTAACCAAGGTTGCCCTGCCAGGTGTGTCCTGGAAGTGTTTGGTGTCACCAAGCCAAGCAGtgctgggctttggggtttgttttggtgcATTTGCCTGAAGAAGAATAAAGCAGAGGCACTTCCAGCCTGGCTCGTGCATGTGCATGTGCTTGTAGGAGCTCGTCCTCCTTAAgtccacagcagctgccacccaccccaccctgtcccaggtgtcacCTGCCCTGGTCACTGCGGGGCCGAGCGTGTGTCCCGGGCGCAGTCATACCCTGCTGGGTGCAGCCCAGAGTTCTTGTGTAGTTTCCTCTTCACCTGCCggcagtgccctgctgggacGGGGGTGCTCCCGGGCCTCGGCGGGCGGGAGGCGGTGGGGGTGTCCCGGAGGGCGAGGTCCCGATGTGCAGCACCCCCGGGGCCGGGACTCGCTCCGTGGCGCGACCGGGAAGCGGAGCagcggccccggcggggcggagcggggctgtACCACCGGCGAGGGGGCGCCGCAGCCCCCGGTGGGCGGCGCAGCTGGAGCTGCGGGCGGGGGCTGAGCCCTTGGTGGCCCCAAGCgctgcagctgccatggagctgctccgggtgctgctggctgccgCTCTGCTCCCGCTCCTGCCCCGTGAGTACCCCCGGGACAAACCCAGGAGGCGGAAAGGCCGGGTGCCACCCAGCCTGCATGTAaaggctgagctgtgccgagcAGGTAGCCGTGCTGGGTGGGATGTGTGAGGGAAGCAGTGCCCCTAAACCTTGTCTCCCTCAGTCggcagggcagctgtgccactgcctACGCTGACCCGGCCACTGAGCATGGTGCTggccgggcagcgccggcagCTGGTGGTGTGCGTGGTGAGCGACCTGGCCCCCAGCTCTGGCCATGCCGTCTGGATCTCCGGGGGGAACGGTAGCATCCTGCAGTCCTTTGCCTATGGCGCCTCCCAGGAGGATGGTGGATCCGTCTGCTCCGTCTCCCTCCTTTCCAGTGACCCCCCGCGCGAGAGGGAACTCGCCTGCCATGTGGGGGCCAACAGGACCTCCCCGTCCCACAGCTCCCGCCCCATCCGCATCACGGGTATGGCCCAGCTGCCACCCCCTCTGCCTGCCTTGGCcgctgctgcccagctcagtgAGTGCAATGCTGACCCCCGAGGAGGGAGGTCGGCAGGGCctctggggccagcagggagcaggtgtGAGGCCCTAGGGGCAAACATTGCTGTCCCGATCACAGGAAGGGGTTTGTGGCTAGCCCTGCCATGCacctggtgctgagctgccactgcctccccagctgctctttcATCCCGCAGGCAAcgaggaggcagcagagctctgtaGCACAGCTGGTGAGTCTCTGGCCCCTGCCTGGTGGGAATGTCAGTTGCCAGGGAGAAAGCCCTGGCAGTGGCTTGGCTGGGGATATGTGGTGGTTGGGATGGGTTTTCTCAGTTTGTGGGActggggaagagggagggaagCTTCACCTTGGTGGAAAGAATGGGGAAACTGGATCAGAGCCAGCCTGCCCTCAGGAACAGCATGACGGTGACATCAGGTGTCTCTGGAATGTGTAAAGATCCCAAGTCTGCCCAAACATGGCCCCATGGCAGGCCTGGGAAGGACGTGGGTGCAGGGGGGTGTCTGTGGCAGGCATCACCGCACCCTTCCATTGCAGTGTCACCGGCTCCTGCCTTGGCAGCACTGCTTATGGCTGTCCGTGTGGTGCTGCTGAAGGTCTTGCTCTCTGATGCTGTCCTCACCTCCATCCTCCTCGCCCAGAGCTGAGGGCATGAAGGGTAGGTCACCCTGGTTTGGTGTAGGGGTGTGGAAGTCACTGGGAATATTCTGGAGACTAGAGAGGGGACCCCCAagtggaggagggagaagaCCCAGTGGTGGTTGGGGGAGGTACAGGATGGGAATCTTGGCTTGAGGAGACGAGAGAGAGGAGCTGACACGTTTCTGTGGGTGGCAGGGCCGTGGAATTTCCTGGAGGATGGGAAGAGACCCCAAGGTACCTCGGGGGGGGAAAGTTTCCAGAATTCCAGAGGCAGGGAAGGCCCCGGAGGGTTGTGTGGGGTACCCCGACGTTCCCCCGCGGCCACGTGCGCGCCCCTTCCCACGTGGGCGCCCGGCGGGACCGCCCGGGGGCGGTGCCACGGGGGCCGCGCGCCGTCGGGATTGGCtggcggcggccggcggggatTGGTCACGCGGGTTACGCGCGCCTCTGCCATTGGCGGGCGCGGCGGGGTCGCCATGGTAACCGGGCGTGGCGGGGCGGGAGCGCGCCCCGGAAGCGGAGtcatggcggcggcggcgggggcagcGTTGCTGATGCTGAtggcggcggcgctggcgggGAGCGACGACTCGGACTGGGTGCGACTGCCCAGCAAGTGCGAGGGTAAGCGGGGCCTCGGGGGGGGGGCCGGGCTGATCGGCAGCCGCCCGCTGCCTGCTCGGGCCGGGGGTTGCTGGTGCGGGGCTGCGCCCCCGcgggctgctcctctgcccgCCTCCTGCCCACGGGCATCGCTGTTCCCGGCAGCCGCTTGATCGCCTGCCGGTTCGTAGCTGGGACTGGTCGTGTATGCTGCTTACAGTTTGCTCTCCGTGATGTTTCCTGTCTAAGTATCCCTTTGGTTCGCAGGCAGTCCAGGGTAGGTCATGACGGGCATTTGCTGTCTGGTGCGGTTTCCTCTGTCTTTGTTGTGCAGGCACATGTGGAGCtggacagcaaagagaaaatttaaaaaaatagggAGTTCTTTACAAAACTTTCCCTGCCgag from Molothrus ater isolate BHLD 08-10-18 breed brown headed cowbird chromosome 3, BPBGC_Mater_1.1, whole genome shotgun sequence harbors:
- the POLR1B gene encoding DNA-directed RNA polymerase I subunit RPA2, which encodes MAGTGTGPRPDRHRLRPPRRGTTQRDLTSAHIESFNYAVSEGVYRAVQDVPSVEFALKDTRLALTLVGVSIAPPAVPAGTVCQERRVFPAECRGLRSTYRGRITADISWSVNDMPQGTIKQPLGYIPIMVKSKLCNLCGFSPQDLLQHHEEEEEMGGYFIINGLEKVIRMLIMPRRNFPLAMTRHKWKNRGPGFTEYGVVMHCVKDEHTAINMNLHYLENGCVMLNFIFRKELFFLPLGFALKALVNFPDYQIFEELVKGREDDTFFANCVTEMLRAVVDAGCLTQQNVLDYLGKSFRVKLNLPEWYSNEQAADFILSNCICIHLTNRTEKFYLLCMMTQKLYAFAKGECMEDNPDSLMNHEVLTPGQLFLMFLKERLETWLQSVRFVLEKRAEKTDISLNTDSLVKAFSLAPDFTKPFEYLLATGNLRSKTGLGMLQASGLCVVGDKLNFIRYLSHFRCIHRGAAFSQMRTTTVRKLLPESWGFLCPVDTPDGEPCGLMNHMTALCEIVTEMVPVTDIPPLLCSLGVTPIDATPSQPYSECYRVVLDGSMVGWVERELAPEIAQTLRRFKITQEKRFPARAEVVLIPMTGKPSLYPGLFIFTNPCRMVRPVRNLSYGRNEWIGTLEQIFMNVATLESEVVPGVTTHQELFPHSILSVVANLIPFSDHNQSPRNMYQCQMGKQTMGFPVYNYKDRSDNKLYHLHTPQSPLVRPSMYDYYGMDSYPVGTNSIVAVISYSGYDMEDAMIVNKSSWQRGFAYGSVIKAESIDLSLKASRAGDNLVFGIRPGDPNIGEKLDADGLPFVGSILQPGDPFYSFMNLNTGETFTVYYPSKEVGIVDNVRLCSNDRGTGKFKKACITVRVPRNPTIGDKFASRHGQKGILSQLWPVEDMPFTENGMVPDILFNPHGFPSRMTIGMLIESMAGKSAALHGVSYDATPFTFTEKKSALKYFGETLASAGYNFFGTEKMYSGISGVELEADIFVGVVYYQRLRHMVSDKFQVRTTGPRDAVTNQPIKGRNVEGGIRFGEMERDALLAHGTSFLLQDRLFNCSDGSVAYVCTSCGSMTSPVLEKLSQSSVTSSRRYSCSVCSEVDAIEVVPVPHVFRYFVAELAAMNIKTKLNVE